A region of the Dreissena polymorpha isolate Duluth1 chromosome 6, UMN_Dpol_1.0, whole genome shotgun sequence genome:
taattaaaatgatcttcttgcgttatttatagtgtatgtcacctattttcgcgatgtactttaatttcacatcgcgaaattttattactgaatatactgaaaatatgaacttttttcaaaaaatgtaatataccagtcgtgatattttaatcaatataaattaataattgtaaaaaaatacggtattttacaacttttctttttatcgtcgtcgtggttgacggtgCCTTTAAGGCCAAATAAAGACGTCACGAGAGCGGTTTAGTAGGTACACAACTATTTAATGATCGAACATGATTATAATTACTAGTCTTTACCGCAAACATCTAATGTGGGTAATTATGATTGCGTCATCGTCGCGTGACCCACCCACGTGACGTCATCAAATAGAACTCGGTTACAATCAACTATATGAACCTATCCTTCATATGCGTACTAACAGCAATAACCTCCTAATCAATTATCAATTACTAGTTAGACATACACATGTTTGTTTGACATTACCCGACAGTCCTAAAATGAAGACAGAACGCCGAAAAAATATTAGTATTTAATAGGTGTTTTAATTGACGTTTTAACATGATTAAaacttgtaaaataataatttaaattggtaACAATCACTTCGTCTTAGTGTTTTGATATAAGTATGAATGGCATTGTTTAAGCTGGATGTCTTTCAGATATCTATTTCCTTATAACAATAAGAGTAATAAAACGACATGCTAATAAATTGAGCTTTCGATTAAGGCGGCGGCATTCGCAAgaaataaagcaaaatattacAGCAGAATAAACAAAGAAAGAGAAGTTTATTTGTAAACAGGTTATtgaatataaattcatgtaaattattgaaacaTATAGCCCATAGGAAGAATGTGGCAACTTCAAAGTGAAATGGCTTTACTAAATAAATTTGACTATAAAACTACCATTACTTTTACTTTAAAACTATAACATTATAATgacctctgtggaaagggggtttaatgcatgtgcgtaaagtgtccgcttttaagatattttctgtttaaaaatagtctcttcttagcaaaaatccagtttatgcgggaagtgtcgtccctgattagcctgtgcggactgcacaagctaatctgggacgacactttacgcacatgcattatgcccagttttctcagagcgtggCTAAAATACATTTACCAAAACAACCGTTCATGTCACATATACATGGATGACTCTAAGATGATCTCAATATTCATACATTACGTGCATTTTGAACAAATTATGCACTACTCGTATTCCTAAGGCCGAACTACGAGACTTTCTGACAACAGTTTGTCATGCGTCACAACTTAATTATTCTCGTGTCAAAATTAGAGGCTGTCAAGGGCTGTCGTCAGTATAAACAGTTTATTCATTCCGTAGGGGCTAGACCGAATTAACGGGGTGCGTCATGCTCCTTTTGCTCCCTCCTTCTGTCCCGCTCGAATGGTCATTACAAAACGTGTGACGAACTGTTTACGAAGGCAATAGTTATAGTTCTTCTAATATTCAATCGCAAATAAACGATGCTTAAAAGCCTTAATTACAATTGTAAGATTAAGATAGTCTTTGGATATAAAAGGAGTTGCCTTATCTTATATTTCAACAATTTGTAAAGTTACGTTCGATGCTGTCTTATAAATTGTTCGGTCTTAACAAATATGTGATGAAACCTCTCTTCACAGTTAAACCAGCGCTGATATATGAACACACCTCTAAAATAAACTCTTTACCAAagttttgctttcatatttttatatatcaGTTCTTTTTTTATGTAAGGTATAATTCGTACAAAAGATAGTAACTTACTATAGTAACCATGTGAAAATATCTATCTGTCTAAatttcatgcgaaaatgggtcttatgctatatgcGGCCAGCTATCGCGGTCAGGTCAGTAGATACGCTGCCATTAAATTACACAAGGTTTCGTGGTCACATATAGGGTAGCGTAGCTTCTGGTCATACTTAGCGGATGCGCAGGCGGGGTGGGAGCTATTCTGGGCGCATATGGCACATGACCCGTTCTCCACAATCCGGGTCAATTACAATATATAGACACGGAGCTGACACAAGCGTGTGGaaatttaacccattcatgcctagtgtaTTCTCTcatcctgctaaattggatcaatttatttcaaaataagggatgtctagtatatttatttctatattttgaatatttcttacagaaattcctctaagcaaacagcgcagaaccagatgagacgccgcatcatgcggcgtctcatctgggcctacgctgtttgcaaggccttttttctagacgctaggcataaatgggttaaaaaattcCGTGCGTTTTATATAGTTTTCactcctggccattttgggatgtttttttttaatattcaaatttTCCTTTCCTTATTTTTCAGAACCCCTAACGAGTGAAAATGAGTCCTCTATCTACATTGCTGATGTTGATGCTGATTGGATGTGATCACGTGACACGAGGTCAAGCTCGTAAGTACAAACCACGTGATCTCATGAAAACATTTgattcgcgttctgagaaaactgggcttaatgcatatgcgtaaattgtcgtccccagacgacactttccgcttttatggtatttttagtgtcaaggaagtccctccttaccaaaaatcaagtgtaggcggaaagtgtcgtccctgattagtctgtgcattatgcccagttttctcagaacgcggctcatttgagTTTTCTTATTATTAGAAACGTatgtggtattttttttaaagtttgctcGAATTAACCAAAGGCCGAGTTCTTTTAACGGCACTGGAGAGTCCGTGTATGACGTAAAACCTTTATTAAGTATTTTGAACATATATTAACCGATTTTACAGCTCTAAATTAAATCCAAACAACTTAATAATGTCAAAATATTAGTGATTTCGTCGACATCACACCTTTCAATAACATCTGTTGTTTACGACTTCGTTTTCGAAAAATTTAGATTGATATGAAATAAGTACGCATTCGTTCATATGCATGGTTCAACACACAATATAAACACGACGTATAGACGATAAGTGTAAACGTATCGTTTTTGTCTCAGATTTAAGATAAATTGCAACGTAGTGTGTCGTGCGTTTCGTCATTTGCTTTATTAGGATTATACACATATAGGACATGTAAACATGTGCTTATTCCAGTATATTTAGTTTTCAAATGTATGAccgaatctgatttttttttcaaaatttctttctttgaCTTTTCAGCCAGTAGCCGAGACTCATTGCGGCGCTCTCTGAGTATAGACCCCACCCTCTCGCACGCCCGCGATACGCCGATACCCGTCTCCCAGAACGTCAACGTCTTCTTACCTGTCGACGACATCCCTGTTCAGGACGCCCCGACGGCGCGTGTCTCGCCGACACAAATGACGGACCCTAGTCGTCCGAGCGTGAGAACTCCTCAAGTTACGGTGGCCGAGAGCCGCCAGGGTACACTCTCCGCCTCCATAACGGCCGGCCGCCCGGTTCTCCTGGAGAGTACCTTGGGCCAAGTCGCCAGGCAGCAAGTCCTTCAACCTCGCCCAACAGCCAGCATCCCTGTCATGATAGAGAACCAACCGGAAGTCCAGTTTGTGCAGCCGCAGCCACGACTGACAGCGCCTGCTCCCAGTACAGCAGCAATGAATGCCGCAATTGTTGTTGTTAACGACCAACGCCCGGTTGTTAACGAACAACGTCCCGTTGTTAACGACCAACGCCCCGTTATTAACGACCGTCTTATTAACAACGTCAGGCCTATTCCCGTTGATGAAGCGATAAGTGCCAAGACGGAGTGCTCATTTCAGATCCCCCTGTTTCTACTTCCTGACACAGATCCGGCAAACCTAGCCCAGAATCAGCAGTGTCCGTCTTTCCTCTTGTACGGCCCAAACATCGACCCCACTCTTGTGTCACTTCTTGTCGATCACTGGACCGGGGTTGATAACGTCGGCGGTCCATCGCTCGATCGAGTGCGCAGCCAGATTACGCAGGTCGAGTTCGAGCAGAAGTGCCTAGTTCCGGCTCTGCGCGCGCATGTTTTCGGCGGTGCCGCGTGTAAGACGCGCGAGCTTAGAGTCTATTTGGAATGGCTATTGTACCTTCGTGAGCGTCTATTCAATATTTAAGTCACCACGTGGCAGTATCAAAGAACAATTAAACTTGTGATATAACCGGAAGTTGTTGATGTCGCTAGTGAAGGGAGACACAAGCaggcattttttttgcatttcacTCGCTCAATGcttctgatattttttttattgtcgcTTATTTTTCCAGATTTAAAAAATCAGTATACATTTTAGCGCCGATGTTAATGTTGTAATTCACTTGGTTAAATGGTGTTTTAAGGAATCTCGGAACCACCCTAATACCAAAATGTGCTTTATGACTCCATGACTTGCTTAAAATCCACGTTGCAGCCATGTTGTTTGTTATTTCtataaatgagccatgctctgtaaaaagagggtttaatgcatgtgcgtagagtgtcgtcccagattggcctgtgcagtccgcataggctaatcagggattacactttccgcgtttatgatatttgctgtttaaagaaagtatcgtcatagcaaaaatccagttaaggcggagagtgttgtccctgattagcctgtgcggactgcagaggctaatctgggacgacactttacgcacatgcatgtaacccccttttcacagagcacggcccatatattatatttattatgattttgctgtatatattcaaatgagaatctttgtattatataaataaaaacgcAAACCTGTATACTACTTTTTTGCAGACATGTTCATACGACATCATAATACTATTTTTGTTGGTTCTGAGACATAAGAGAAAATTGTCGGTGAGAAAAACTTGGTGACAATGCATCTTGTTTTTGCGTTGTTCCCTAAAAGTAATATACGCAAAAAATTCACTTActcgtatttttttaatgtaaacatttaaatatgttgaaatgtcAACTTACCAATATAAATAGCACTGCAATGATGTGATATGTGTACGCTTATTTAAAAGACTGAATATTCAACTCCGCAGTATAAAAGGGTCACTTTTATAGTGGGTCGTTCTTGTAAATCGGAAGCACGAATGTGATATCGATACACGCAAGTATAGACTGATAGTACAGTCaggttttcaatatatatacatggacacatataattattgaaacaagGCATTTAAATTGCGGGAGTTCTGTGGACAGAGACCATAACGGAAAAAAGCCGTATATTTGCATCGTGaaataaaacctgaaaagtataataTGAAATGGGGAAATAAGTATAATTTGCTTAGCAAATACTtgtgtcaatattattaatatggcTTAATGTTTGTGACGAAAATAACAAGTATTCCCATAATATTATGCAGACAGGGAGGGTTTACATAAGTTATATAAGCAGATCTGACATAAAATGACATTGACTATAATTCATCGTGGTATTTACTGTAAAGAAATGTGCATACGAGCAGTGATGTAAATAACATGTGttgcgttctgaaaaaactgagCATAAtacctgtgcgtaaagtgtcatcccagattagcctgtgcagtgcgcacaggctaatcattgacgaaactttccgcctaaacttgatttgcgGTAAGGATGggttccttgaaactaaaaataccataaaagcggaacgtgccgtccctgattagcctgtgcggactaaacaggccaatatgggatgacagtttacgcacatgcatttctcagaacgcgactcatataaacgTGTGGTACACATTAAGAATTCTCCAGTTTTTAAATTAACTAATTGAGTATATATTTgtccgtttttaattaatattttaacaaatgccgTGTATCGTTTTTaacgatatttcttgtttgtatgATTATAATGCTCATGCTTTTTTCATGTCATAGGCTTCGGGAAATATAGACGCCTATGCCTATTGAGAATTATTCGCTTGCAATAActacacaattattattaaatgagtgaaataatgtgaatatggggtttaatgcatgtgcctcaagtgtcgtcccagattagactgtgcagtccgcacactgtccgcctaaactggattttcgtcaagaagagtcttcctttaaacaaaaaatacaataaaagtgtcgcgcagtccacacaggctaatctgggacgacactttacacacattcatcaAACCGCTCGTCTGTCACGTTGTAAATTGCTCTTTTGTATTGGGCTTTGGATTGGTTGTCGCCAGACAAGAAAACGTAGTTCACTATTCGTGATAGCCCCGAGGTGAAAGTTAACGTGTCTCATAGGACACGTTGTTTCCACACGTGTCGCTTATGACGTCACGATATGTATAAAATGCGTCAGTGGTAAAGTCAGCAGTCCTATTGGATGACGAGTTTCGGTCTGGATCGAACAACCAATCGAAAGCAACAACTATAGGCATGTCAATAGCTGTGTAATTAAGTATATATGCGAAGTA
Encoded here:
- the LOC127834972 gene encoding uncharacterized protein LOC127834972; translated protein: MSPLSTLLMLMLIGCDHVTRGQAPSSRDSLRRSLSIDPTLSHARDTPIPVSQNVNVFLPVDDIPVQDAPTARVSPTQMTDPSRPSVRTPQVTVAESRQGTLSASITAGRPVLLESTLGQVARQQVLQPRPTASIPVMIENQPEVQFVQPQPRLTAPAPSTAAMNAAIVVVNDQRPVVNEQRPVVNDQRPVINDRLINNVRPIPVDEAISAKTECSFQIPLFLLPDTDPANLAQNQQCPSFLLYGPNIDPTLVSLLVDHWTGVDNVGGPSLDRVRSQITQVEFEQKCLVPALRAHVFGGAACKTRELRVYLEWLLYLRERLFNI